A genomic window from Flavobacterium sp. I3-2 includes:
- a CDS encoding SRPBCC family protein yields MKQIKTEVIINCNIEKVWHILMNFNEYPKWNSFIKHIQRSENNKLEVRTIN; encoded by the coding sequence ATGAAACAAATTAAAACTGAAGTAATAATTAATTGTAATATCGAAAAAGTATGGCATATTTTAATGAATTTTAATGAATATCCGAAATGGAATTCGTTTATAAAACACATACAAAGAAGTGAGAACAATAAATTAGAAGTTAGAACAATAAATTAG